One Solea senegalensis isolate Sse05_10M linkage group LG3, IFAPA_SoseM_1, whole genome shotgun sequence genomic window carries:
- the clcn3 gene encoding H(+)/Cl(-) exchange transporter 3 isoform X5: MSNGGGAASSSTHLLDFLEEPIPGVGTYDDFHTIDWVREKCKDRERHRKINSKKKESAWEFTKSLYDAWSGWLVVTLTGLASGALAGLIDIAADWMNDLKEGVCLSAMWFNHEQCCWTSNETTFAERDKCPQWKSWAELILGQAEGPGSYIMNYFMYIYWALSFAFLAVCLVKVFAPYACGSGIPEIKTILSGFIIRGYLGKWTLMIKTITLVLAVASGLSLGKEGPLVHVACCCGNIFSYLFPKYSKNEAKKREVLSAASAAGVSVAFGAPIGGVLFSLEEVSYYFPLKTLWRSFFAALVAAFVLRSINPFGNSRLVLFYVEYHTPWYLFELIPFILLGVFGGLWGAFFIRANISWCRRRKSTRFGKYPVLEVILVAAITAVVAFPNPYTRQNTSELIKELFTDCGPLESSQLCQYRSQMNGSKAFSDNPNRPSGPGVYAAIWQLCLALIFKIIMTIFTFGLKVPSGLFIPSMAIGAIAGRIVGIAMEQLAYYHHDWFLFKEWCEVGADCITPGLYAMVGAAACLGGVTRMTVSLVVIVFELTGGLEYIVPLMAAVMTSKWVGDAFGREGIYEAHIRLNGYPFLDAKEEFTHTTLAREVMRPRRSDPPLAVLTQDDLTVEELQGVINETSYNGFPVIVSKESQRLVGFALRRDITIALENARRKQEGILLNSRVYFTQHAPTLPADSPRPLKLRSILDMSPFTVTDHTPMEIVVDIFRKLGLRQCLVTHNGIMLGIITKKNILEHLEELKQHKEPLAAAWYYHKKRYPPSHGANGKPRSRVHYVQLICSFQDGRVGEDDDTNQGEEEEEAVRLLDDTDL; the protein is encoded by the exons ATGTCTAACGGAGGCGGAGCCGCCAGCAGCTCCACTCACCTGTTGGACTTCCTAGAGGAGCCTATACCTGGTGTAGGGACCTACGATGACTTCCACACCATTGACTGGGTTCGTGAGAAGTGCAAGGAccgagagagacacagaaag ATCAACAGTAAGAAAAAGGAGTCAGCATGGGAATTCACAAAGAGTCTATACGATGCCTGGTCTGGGTGGCTGGTGGTGACTCTCACTGGCctggcct cagGTGCTTTGGCTGGCCTTATTGACATTGCTGCCGATTGGATGAATGACCTAAAGGAGGGCGTGTGTCTAAGCGCCATGTGGTTCAACCACGAGCAGTGCTGCTGGACGTCCAATGAGACCACCTTTGCTGAGCGGGACAAGTGTCCTCAGTGGAAGAGCTGGGCTGAGCTAATACTGGGCCAGGCTGAG ggTCCCGGTTCATACATCATGAACTACTTCATGTACATTTACTGGGCTCTGTCCTTCGCTTTCCTGGCTGTCTGTCTAGTGAAGGTGTTTGCTCCTTACGCCTGTGGCTCAGGGATCCCAGAG ATCAAGACCATCCTGAGTGGGTTCATCATCCGGGGCTACCTGGGCAAGTGGACCCTGATGATCAagaccattactctggtactgGCTGTGGCGTCCGGCCTCAGCCTGGGGAAAGAAGGACCTCTGGTCCACGTGGCCTGCTGCTGTGGGAACATCTTCTCCTACCTTTTCCCAAAGTACAGCAAGAACGAAGCCAAGAAGAGAGAG GTTCTCTCTGCTGCGTCAGCGGCCGGGGTGTCAGTGGCTTTTGGAGCCCCGATAGGAGGAGTTCTCTTCAGCCTGGAGGAG gtGAGTTACTACTTCCCTCTGAAGACACTGTGGCGCTCCTTCTTCGCCGCCCTTGTGGCTGCCTTTGTCCTGCGCTCCATCAACCCCTTTGGTAACAGCCGTCTGGTGCTGTTCTATGTGGAGTACCACACGCCATGGTACCTGTTTGAGCTGATCCCGTTCATCCTCCTGGGAGTCTTCGGAGGTCTCTGGGGAGCCTTCTTCATCCGAGCTAACATTTCCTGGTGCAGGCGGCGCAAGTCAACGCGCTTCG ggaAGTACCCAGTTTTGGAGGTGATCCTCGTGGCCGCCATCACAGCTGTGGTCGCTTTCCCGAACCCGTACACGCGCCAGAACACCAGCGAGCTGATAAAAGAGTTGTTCACCGACTGTGGCCCACTGGAGTCGTCTCAGCTCTGCCAGTACCGCAGCCAGATGAACGGCAGCAAGGCCTTCTCTGACAACCCTAACCGGCCGTCGGGGCCCGGTGTCTACGCCGCCATCTGGCAGCTCTGCCTGGCTCTCATCTTTAAAATCATCATGACTATATTCACATTTGGACTCAAG GTGCCGTCAGGCTTGTTCATCCCCAGCATGGCAATCGGGGCGATCGCAGGGCGAATCGTAGGCATCGCCATGGAACAGCTGGCCTACTACCACCATGACTGGTTCCTGTTTAAAGAGTGGTGTGAGGTCGGAGCAGACTGCATCACTCCAGGTCTTTACGCTATGGTGGGGGCAGCGGCGTGTCTGG GTGGTGTGACCCGAATGACGGTCTCCCTGGTCGTCATCGTCTTTGAGTTGACCGGCGGTTTAGAGTACATTGTCCCCCTCATGGCCGCGGTCATGACCAGCAAATGGGTGGGCGACGCGTTTGGCCGCGAGGGAATCTACGAGGCCCACATCCGTCTGAACGGATACCCCTTCTTGGACGCCAAGGAGGAGTTTACCCACACCACGCTGGCCAGGGAGGTGATGAGGCCACGTCGCAGCGACCCGCCGCTTGCCGTCCTGACGCAGGATGACTTGACGGTGGAGGAGCTGCAAGGCGTCATCAACGAAACCAGTTATAATGGTTTCCCTGTGATAGTGTCGAAGGAGTCTCAGAGGCTGGTGGGCTTTGCTCTGCGAAGGGACATCACTATCGCTCTAG AAAATGCTCGTCGTAAGCAGGAGGGAATCCTGCTAAACTCCAGAGTGTACTTCACTCAGCACGCACCCACCCTGCCGGCCGACAGCCCTCGGCCCTTAAAGCTGCGCTCCATCCTGGACATGAGCCCCTTCACTGTCACCGACCACACACCCATGGAGATCGTGGTGGACATCTTCAGAAAGCTGGGGCTGCGCCAGTGTCTTGTCACTCACAACGG gattATGTTGGGCATCATCACAAAGAAGAATATATTAGAGCATCTGGAGGAGCTCAAGCAGCACAAGGAGCCCCTG
- the clcn3 gene encoding H(+)/Cl(-) exchange transporter 3 isoform X2, whose protein sequence is MEEEDAMADPYLPYDGGGDTIPLQEIPKRGSNYAMSNGGGAASSSTHLLDFLEEPIPGVGTYDDFHTIDWVREKCKDRERHRKINSKKKESAWEFTKSLYDAWSGWLVVTLTGLASGALAGLIDIAADWMNDLKEGVCLSAMWFNHEQCCWTSNETTFAERDKCPQWKSWAELILGQAEGPGSYIMNYFMYIYWALSFAFLAVCLVKVFAPYACGSGIPEIKTILSGFIIRGYLGKWTLMIKTITLVLAVASGLSLGKEGPLVHVACCCGNIFSYLFPKYSKNEAKKREVLSAASAAGVSVAFGAPIGGVLFSLEEVSYYFPLKTLWRSFFAALVAAFVLRSINPFGNSRLVLFYVEYHTPWYLFELIPFILLGVFGGLWGAFFIRANISWCRRRKSTRFGKYPVLEVILVAAITAVVAFPNPYTRQNTSELIKELFTDCGPLESSQLCQYRSQMNGSKAFSDNPNRPSGPGVYAAIWQLCLALIFKIIMTIFTFGLKVPSGLFIPSMAIGAIAGRIVGIAMEQLAYYHHDWFLFKEWCEVGADCITPGLYAMVGAAACLGGVTRMTVSLVVIVFELTGGLEYIVPLMAAVMTSKWVGDAFGREGIYEAHIRLNGYPFLDAKEEFTHTTLAREVMRPRRSDPPLAVLTQDDLTVEELQGVINETSYNGFPVIVSKESQRLVGFALRRDITIALENARRKQEGILLNSRVYFTQHAPTLPADSPRPLKLRSILDMSPFTVTDHTPMEIVVDIFRKLGLRQCLVTHNGIMLGIITKKNILEHLEELKQHKEPLAAAWYYHKKRYPPSHGANGKPRSRVHYVQLICSFQDGRVGEDDDTNQGEEEEEAVRLLDDTDL, encoded by the exons atggaggaggaggacgcaaTGGCCGACCCCTATTTGCCCTACGACGGGGGAGGGGACACCATCCCCTTGCAGGAGATCCCTAAAAGAG GGTCTAACTACGCCATGTCTAACGGAGGCGGAGCCGCCAGCAGCTCCACTCACCTGTTGGACTTCCTAGAGGAGCCTATACCTGGTGTAGGGACCTACGATGACTTCCACACCATTGACTGGGTTCGTGAGAAGTGCAAGGAccgagagagacacagaaag ATCAACAGTAAGAAAAAGGAGTCAGCATGGGAATTCACAAAGAGTCTATACGATGCCTGGTCTGGGTGGCTGGTGGTGACTCTCACTGGCctggcct cagGTGCTTTGGCTGGCCTTATTGACATTGCTGCCGATTGGATGAATGACCTAAAGGAGGGCGTGTGTCTAAGCGCCATGTGGTTCAACCACGAGCAGTGCTGCTGGACGTCCAATGAGACCACCTTTGCTGAGCGGGACAAGTGTCCTCAGTGGAAGAGCTGGGCTGAGCTAATACTGGGCCAGGCTGAG ggTCCCGGTTCATACATCATGAACTACTTCATGTACATTTACTGGGCTCTGTCCTTCGCTTTCCTGGCTGTCTGTCTAGTGAAGGTGTTTGCTCCTTACGCCTGTGGCTCAGGGATCCCAGAG ATCAAGACCATCCTGAGTGGGTTCATCATCCGGGGCTACCTGGGCAAGTGGACCCTGATGATCAagaccattactctggtactgGCTGTGGCGTCCGGCCTCAGCCTGGGGAAAGAAGGACCTCTGGTCCACGTGGCCTGCTGCTGTGGGAACATCTTCTCCTACCTTTTCCCAAAGTACAGCAAGAACGAAGCCAAGAAGAGAGAG GTTCTCTCTGCTGCGTCAGCGGCCGGGGTGTCAGTGGCTTTTGGAGCCCCGATAGGAGGAGTTCTCTTCAGCCTGGAGGAG gtGAGTTACTACTTCCCTCTGAAGACACTGTGGCGCTCCTTCTTCGCCGCCCTTGTGGCTGCCTTTGTCCTGCGCTCCATCAACCCCTTTGGTAACAGCCGTCTGGTGCTGTTCTATGTGGAGTACCACACGCCATGGTACCTGTTTGAGCTGATCCCGTTCATCCTCCTGGGAGTCTTCGGAGGTCTCTGGGGAGCCTTCTTCATCCGAGCTAACATTTCCTGGTGCAGGCGGCGCAAGTCAACGCGCTTCG ggaAGTACCCAGTTTTGGAGGTGATCCTCGTGGCCGCCATCACAGCTGTGGTCGCTTTCCCGAACCCGTACACGCGCCAGAACACCAGCGAGCTGATAAAAGAGTTGTTCACCGACTGTGGCCCACTGGAGTCGTCTCAGCTCTGCCAGTACCGCAGCCAGATGAACGGCAGCAAGGCCTTCTCTGACAACCCTAACCGGCCGTCGGGGCCCGGTGTCTACGCCGCCATCTGGCAGCTCTGCCTGGCTCTCATCTTTAAAATCATCATGACTATATTCACATTTGGACTCAAG GTGCCGTCAGGCTTGTTCATCCCCAGCATGGCAATCGGGGCGATCGCAGGGCGAATCGTAGGCATCGCCATGGAACAGCTGGCCTACTACCACCATGACTGGTTCCTGTTTAAAGAGTGGTGTGAGGTCGGAGCAGACTGCATCACTCCAGGTCTTTACGCTATGGTGGGGGCAGCGGCGTGTCTGG GTGGTGTGACCCGAATGACGGTCTCCCTGGTCGTCATCGTCTTTGAGTTGACCGGCGGTTTAGAGTACATTGTCCCCCTCATGGCCGCGGTCATGACCAGCAAATGGGTGGGCGACGCGTTTGGCCGCGAGGGAATCTACGAGGCCCACATCCGTCTGAACGGATACCCCTTCTTGGACGCCAAGGAGGAGTTTACCCACACCACGCTGGCCAGGGAGGTGATGAGGCCACGTCGCAGCGACCCGCCGCTTGCCGTCCTGACGCAGGATGACTTGACGGTGGAGGAGCTGCAAGGCGTCATCAACGAAACCAGTTATAATGGTTTCCCTGTGATAGTGTCGAAGGAGTCTCAGAGGCTGGTGGGCTTTGCTCTGCGAAGGGACATCACTATCGCTCTAG AAAATGCTCGTCGTAAGCAGGAGGGAATCCTGCTAAACTCCAGAGTGTACTTCACTCAGCACGCACCCACCCTGCCGGCCGACAGCCCTCGGCCCTTAAAGCTGCGCTCCATCCTGGACATGAGCCCCTTCACTGTCACCGACCACACACCCATGGAGATCGTGGTGGACATCTTCAGAAAGCTGGGGCTGCGCCAGTGTCTTGTCACTCACAACGG gattATGTTGGGCATCATCACAAAGAAGAATATATTAGAGCATCTGGAGGAGCTCAAGCAGCACAAGGAGCCCCTG